The Pelodiscus sinensis isolate JC-2024 chromosome 30, ASM4963464v1, whole genome shotgun sequence genome has a window encoding:
- the LOC106731358 gene encoding olfactory receptor OR9H1-like — MSAAEPGRDGNHTVVMEFLLLGFGRGTGLQLVPFVTFLVIYTITVLGNAVLVLTIATDARLHTPMYFFLLNLSFIDFCYSSVIAPRAMVSFLSQSKTISYSGCATQLVFFAFFITTEAFILSAMAYDRYAAICNPLLYPITMSKSVCIQLVVGSYICGSVNCVVQTGFTFTLPFCGPNKIDHFFCDFPPLLNLSCTDTYINQMVLFAFSSLIIVITSLIILVSYVYIILSVLHIRSATGRQKTFSTCSSHLVAVSIFYGTVTFMYAQPSSLSSPEQSKVVSVFYTLVIPMLNPFIYSLRNKDVKNGLRRTIGWIVVWK, encoded by the coding sequence ATGTcggcagcagagccagggagagatggGAACCACACTGTGGTGATGGAATTCCTCTTGCTGGGCTTTGGAAGAGGTACGGGGCTCCAGCTAGTCCCTTTTGTGACATTCCTGGTGATTTACACGATAACAGTGCTGGGGAACGCCGTCCTGGTCCTCACCATTGCCACTGACGCTcgcctccacacccccatgtacttcttcctcttGAACTTGTCTTTCATAGACTTCTGCTACTCCTCCGTCATTGCCCCAAGAGCCATGGTGAGCTTCCTTTCACAGAGCAAAACAATTTCCTATAGTGGATGTGCCACCCAATTGGTCTTCTTTGCTTTCTTTATCACCACTGAGGCATTCATCCTATCAGCCATGGCGTACGACCGTTACGCCGCCATCTGCAACCCGCTCCTGTATCCCATCACCATGTCCAAGTCCGTCTGCATTCAGCTGGTGGTGGGGTCCTATATCTGCGGCAGTGTGAACTGCGTAGTGCAAACTGGCTTCACCTTTACTCTGCCCTTCTGTGGTCCGAATAAGATTGATCATTTCTTCTGTGATTTTCCACCCCTGCTAAACCTCTCGTGCACTGACACCTACATCAATCAAATGGTGCTATTTGCCTTCTCTAGCCTCATCATAGTCATCACTTCCTTGATCATTCTTGTCTCCTATGTCTATATCATCTTGTCTGTCCTGCACATACGCTCGGCCACCGGCCGGCAGAAgaccttctccacctgctcctcccacctggtGGCTGTGAGTATATTTTATGGGACCGTTACCTTCATGTACGCCCAGCCAAGTTCCCTCTCCTCCCCGGAGCAGAGCAAAGTGGTGTCCGTGTTTTACACACTGGTCATCCCCATGTTGAATCCcttcatctacagcctgaggaacaaagaCGTGAAAAACGGTTTGAGAAGAACAATTGGTTGGATCGTGGTCTGGAAATGA